In the genome of uncultured Fretibacterium sp., the window GCGGCCATCCCATCCACAGCCTCACGAAGCGCCCAGGCCCTCTCCCCATCCAGGGAGAGCTCGGAATACAAGCGCGTCAGAAGAAGGCGTATCTGATCGGGGTCCGGTATCAGGGGATTGTGCCCGGTCAAGGCCAGGAAGACGCCAAGCAGAAGCAGTTTCGAGGCGACCGATATCCCCGAACAGAGGCTCAGGGCCTCGGCTCCCTTGCGCCGTCCCCTTGAAACGAAGGAGAGGGCACAGGAAAGCGGCGCCTGAGCTATCAGGTAATACAGAGCCGAAAGGGGGTCCAGCAGCAGAGCAAGCCCTCCCCCCGAAAGCGCAACCCCCGCCGCCTGCCAGCGGCCCCCATCCCTCATCCCCAGGATGGCCAGGGGCAAAGGGACCGCCAGGAAGCCCCCAAACCCCAGTACGGGGACGAAAAAGCCGACCGAGAAGAGCGCCAGCGTAAGGGCGACGAATAAAACCATCCGAGCCAGGGATGCTCCCCAAAACTTTTCGGGTTCTGTCATAATCCCTCCGAATCCGAGAAAAAAGGGAGAGGCCCTGACCGGCTTCTCCCTTGACGTTTGAGACTGTTTTTCCGCGGAGCTTGCATCAAGTTCCCCGACGATGTCTGGGAAAAGCCCGACACACGCGGGACCCTCCGAAAAAACGATCAGTCCAGAGAATAGGGCAGCAAAGCCATATAACGTGCCCTTTTGATGGCCTCCGTCAAAAGACGCTGATGCCTGGCGCAATTTCCGGTAACGCGGCGGGGAATGATCTTGCCCCGCTCGCTGATGTA includes:
- a CDS encoding DUF2232 domain-containing protein, which translates into the protein MVLFVALTLALFSVGFFVPVLGFGGFLAVPLPLAILGMRDGGRWQAAGVALSGGGLALLLDPLSALYYLIAQAPLSCALSFVSRGRRKGAEALSLCSGISVASKLLLLGVFLALTGHNPLIPDPDQIRLLLTRLYSELSLDGERAWALREAVDGMAALFPYMLPSLVLVSSLFETFVNYGLGVLCQRGRAQSLPPLPPFSDWRFSGTLLPAMFLAFLMGFFASDWTPGAMFAMNLKIVLNVFFFVQGLSLIWWWFVRRRVGVFWRCLALAVFALPVCWFWFVLLGVGDMIFDLRRRGGGAKG